The sequence TAATGGTCAATGACATTGGGTCCACAAAATTCTAAACTACAGATGGCTAGGACATGATTTAATATCACCGAAAAACTCAAAATCCAGGAGCATGCAATAAACTTTATGCAAAACAAGTAGTCCATGATACTGGTATAACGCAATGGGTTACAAATGGCCAGATATCTGTCATAGGACATCCCAGTAAGAAGGAGGGACTCCAAGGCCAGCGAGGCACTGAAGAAATAAAACTGGGCCAGGCAGCCAGTAAAAGTGATGGTGGCATCATGGTTCATGACTACATACAGTGTATTGGGTGTTATACTGGTGGCCATCAAGGAGTCCGATAAGGAGAGCTGGGTGAGGAAGAAGTACATTGGAGACTGGAGTCTCCGGCTACGAGTTACTAGGAGAATTATGATCATGTTCCCACTCATTGTCACGTAGTaaatcagaaaaaataaaatgaagagCAAACCGTTGAGCTGGTGGAAGCTCTGAAATCCTAGAAGACGGATCTCTGTGATCAAGGTCAAATTCCTGACTGGCATCATCTGTGGTTAAACGAAGAGCAGATCCAGAACATAAGAGATCTGGGGATAACAACAGTATGAAATAGTAGATCCTCCCCTATTAACACATATACTGTACTCATTAAAAAATGTTCTGTTTATTATTTTGActacagtataaaaaaaatgtttcatcTCATCAAGCAGAGTGTCTCGAAGCTGAGACTGCTCTCCCTgctgcttgattgacaggactagacaTCTTGGCCTGCCTTGACAATCTTGCACCTGCAATGCTGCTCCGAGTAGTGCCACAAGTGAAAAGGCTCTGCTTCTGCTATTGGAGCAGCACTTGTGCATGCACAACTACACTTCCTCACAGTGGTGCATGAGCAGTCACTGCTCAAGAAGTGGAAGCAGAGCTTGTATCGCAACTGGGAGAGCCATGGCCCTCAAATTGTCAAGTCCAGTCAATGTCCAGCCTTGTCAATCAAGCAGCAGTTGAAGGGTCCTCAACTTTGAGGACACCCCAATGAGataaatcaattcactcatctctagtgttgaATATACATATGTCAGGGAAGAGGATGTAGAAATGCATTGGTTAGCAAATGTTTATTGATAAGGAGCTACAAATATATTGCCTAGCAAGTGAGGGAACAACTATGAATTTAGCAAAATAATTAGTCCATTAAAACTTTATCCCTTTAGGCTACAAATGGCTAGGTATCCATCATAGGACTGTGGTGCTTTAGACAGAATTAGGGTCTGATCATCAGAACTCTGTGCTTTTACCTCTGTCTTGTCCTCTACCTCTCCTATATTAGCCAGTTAAGGACTCTTTCAGATGAGTGATCTCAGAGCTATTTTTCTTGCAGACTCATTTCTTGCAGGAAAATCTGATGTGGACGGCTCATTTTCTGTCTTTGTTCAGAAAATCATACAAGTGAATTGGCCCATTGACTATATGAGGTCAATGTACTTGGAAAGCACCCAGATATGAGCATCATCTTTCCGAAGGAGCCCTGAGGGATACATTGTCTAGGCAATAAATGATGTTAATTGATTAGGTGTTTAATCTGTTGTTCAGAACAATGTGAACAACAATTTGCTTCGTTGTAGTTCAGCGGTAGAAGCCTATATGTATGGAGTATATGCCTCTGTAGGCCTACAATCTCCTCTATCGTTTTGTAATGCTGCCCTTTACAGAGATGAGAAAATTGATTGTAAAATTCAAAAATTTAGCACAAATCTTTTAAACAGGTTCTTCTGATGCTACCAGAATTTTGTTTGATTTGATTTTGGAGAACCAATGAGGAGAGAAAGATAGAGAATGGTAGAAGAAAGAGATGGAAAAAGAGAAAGATATAGAGGAAGAGAGAGGATACAAATAGCAATATAACAATGGAGAGAGAAATATAGAGTGGGAGATAAAGAGAGGGACAGAGGAATggtgaga is a genomic window of Bufo bufo chromosome 1, aBufBuf1.1, whole genome shotgun sequence containing:
- the LOC120989136 gene encoding olfactory receptor 11L1-like; translation: MPVRNLTLITEIRLLGFQSFHQLNGLLFILFFLIYYVTMSGNMIIILLVTRSRRLQSPMYFFLTQLSLSDSLMATSITPNTLYVVMNHDATITFTGCLAQFYFFSASLALESLLLTGMSYDRYLAICNPLRYTSIMDYLFCIKFIACSWILSFSVILNHVLAICSLEFCGPNVIDHYFCDLSPLLELSCSDTFIVQVEVTLLVIPMALCQFLLVIVSYSYIIFTILRIPSVTGRQKAFSTCSSHLTIVSMYYGTLLCTYLVPTRGPSLTASKALSLLYTMVIPCMNPIIYSLRNKDIKEAFYKLNLLMR